Proteins encoded in a region of the Azospirillum thiophilum genome:
- the rodA gene encoding rod shape-determining protein RodA: MVLSNLGSGGLEPQRSQLTLGTKFRLINWGLVLLVCTITAVGVGLLFSAAGGHWKPWAQPQLVRAIPGFVLMLGIALVDIRHLMKSAYVIFFVVLCLLIAVELMGRIGMGAQRWIDLGFFQLQPSELMKPALTLALARYFHGVTLDQIGRPLLLIPPLLLVFTPVAFVLMQPNLGTSLLLILGSGAIFFAAGVRVWKFLLVIGGGLGAIPVAWEFLHDYQKQRVYTFLDPETDPLGAGYNILQSKIALGSGGLFGKGFMSGSQSQLMFLPEKHTDFIFVVLAEEFGMVGALTLLALYLLLFIYGWVIALSSRSQFGRLVAVGMTAQFFLYVFVNVAMVMGVIPVVGIPLPLVSYGGSAMMTLMIGVGLLLSMSVHREIRIPKSGVTDV; the protein is encoded by the coding sequence GTGGTCCTTTCCAATCTCGGCTCCGGCGGTCTGGAGCCGCAGCGTTCCCAACTGACGCTCGGCACCAAGTTCAGGCTCATCAACTGGGGGCTGGTCCTGCTGGTCTGCACAATCACCGCGGTGGGGGTCGGCCTGCTCTTCTCCGCCGCCGGCGGTCATTGGAAGCCCTGGGCCCAGCCGCAGTTGGTGCGTGCCATTCCCGGCTTCGTCCTGATGCTGGGCATCGCTCTGGTCGATATCAGGCACCTGATGAAATCGGCCTACGTCATTTTCTTCGTCGTCCTCTGCCTGCTGATCGCGGTGGAACTGATGGGCCGCATCGGCATGGGCGCCCAGCGCTGGATCGACCTGGGGTTCTTCCAGCTCCAGCCGTCGGAGTTGATGAAACCAGCGCTGACTCTGGCGCTCGCCCGCTATTTCCACGGGGTGACGCTGGACCAGATCGGCCGGCCGCTGCTGCTGATCCCACCGCTGCTGCTGGTCTTCACGCCCGTCGCCTTCGTGCTGATGCAGCCGAACCTGGGCACCTCGCTGCTGCTGATCCTGGGCAGCGGCGCCATCTTCTTCGCCGCCGGTGTGCGAGTGTGGAAGTTCCTGCTGGTGATCGGCGGCGGTCTCGGCGCCATTCCCGTCGCCTGGGAATTCCTGCACGATTACCAGAAGCAGCGCGTCTACACCTTCCTCGATCCGGAGACCGACCCGCTCGGTGCCGGCTACAACATCCTGCAATCCAAGATCGCGCTGGGTTCGGGCGGGCTGTTCGGGAAAGGTTTCATGTCCGGCTCGCAGAGCCAGCTGATGTTCCTGCCGGAAAAGCACACCGACTTCATCTTCGTCGTCCTGGCCGAGGAATTCGGCATGGTCGGGGCACTCACCCTGCTCGCGCTCTATCTGCTGCTGTTCATCTATGGCTGGGTCATCGCGCTCAGCAGCCGCAGCCAGTTCGGCCGGCTGGTGGCGGTGGGCATGACGGCGCAGTTTTTCCTCTATGTCTTCGTCAACGTCGCCATGGTGATGGGCGTGATCCCGGTGGTGGGCATCCCGCTGCCGCTGGTGTCCTATGGCGGGTCGGCGATGATGACGCTGATGATCGGCGTCGGCTTGCTGCTCAGCATGTCGGTCCACCGTGAGATCCGGATTCCCAAGAGCGGCGTCACCGACGTTTGA
- a CDS encoding GGDEF domain-containing protein has product MNIDTTFIAQIITVIGFAVGLSIAVASGRYPRHIRDSLRAYAYGKFLLGLAFLIVGMRADNAPELLVPLANGVGIAGLTLNYTSVRLLQERPVWRQWPLAAGSGVALGCLLLMLAGSDLSGVRMLASLAAAVVLLAIAFEILVRYEDRGVPHYVTGIMSIGLAGIYLVRMGAGMVQGEAPVGQLVDDRIERAVFVLSFLGTIIGAINYVLMASDEFNRELTKLAHTDGLTSVLNRRRLFELGEIEFRRARRYGRDLTVLILDIDRFKSINDRAGHPFGDRVILAVAGCCVGQVRQDDIIGRIGGEEFALLLPETGAEDGLLLAERLRGAIERQLGPLGAERAVTVTCSIGGVAMTAEHSEFSDLIAQSDDALYCAKNAGRNQVCFFRPAEEPSAAPVTA; this is encoded by the coding sequence ATGAACATCGACACGACCTTCATCGCGCAGATCATCACCGTCATCGGCTTTGCCGTCGGTCTCTCCATCGCCGTGGCCTCGGGCCGGTATCCCCGCCATATCCGCGACTCGCTGCGTGCCTACGCCTATGGCAAGTTCCTGTTGGGACTTGCCTTCCTGATCGTCGGGATGCGCGCCGACAATGCGCCGGAGCTGTTGGTTCCGCTCGCCAACGGGGTTGGCATTGCCGGCCTCACCCTGAACTACACCAGTGTCCGACTTCTGCAGGAGCGACCGGTCTGGCGCCAGTGGCCACTTGCGGCCGGCAGCGGGGTCGCTCTGGGCTGCCTGCTGCTCATGCTGGCCGGCAGCGACCTGTCGGGGGTGCGCATGTTGGCCAGCTTGGCTGCGGCCGTCGTGCTGCTGGCCATCGCCTTCGAGATTCTCGTCCGTTACGAGGATCGCGGTGTTCCCCATTATGTCACCGGCATCATGTCGATCGGTCTCGCCGGGATCTATCTGGTCCGTATGGGCGCGGGAATGGTCCAAGGTGAGGCACCGGTCGGACAGCTCGTCGACGACCGTATCGAACGGGCGGTCTTCGTCCTGTCCTTCTTGGGAACCATCATCGGTGCCATCAACTATGTCCTGATGGCCAGCGACGAGTTCAATCGTGAGTTGACCAAGCTGGCCCATACCGACGGGCTGACCAGTGTCCTGAATCGCCGCCGTCTGTTCGAACTGGGTGAGATTGAATTCCGCCGCGCCCGCCGTTACGGCCGCGACCTGACCGTCCTGATCCTGGACATCGACCGTTTCAAGTCGATCAACGACCGCGCCGGCCACCCCTTCGGCGACCGGGTGATCCTGGCGGTCGCCGGCTGCTGCGTCGGGCAGGTCCGGCAGGATGATATCATCGGCCGGATCGGTGGAGAGGAGTTCGCGCTGCTGCTGCCGGAAACCGGGGCGGAGGACGGGTTGCTGCTGGCCGAGCGGCTGCGCGGCGCCATCGAACGCCAGTTGGGCCCGCTGGGCGCGGAGCGCGCCGTGACGGTGACCTGCAGCATCGGCGGCGTCGCCATGACCGCCGAACACAGCGAATTCTCGGACCTGATCGCCCAATCCGACGATGCGCTCTATTGCGCCAAGAATGCCGGGCGGAATCAGGTCTGCTTCTTCCGGCCTGCGGAAGAGCCGAGCGCGGCACCGGTCACGGCCTGA
- a CDS encoding TetR/AcrR family transcriptional regulator: MTTLVAPTPEAGSKPAQIMEAAGALFLEHGYSAVSMDAVAKRANVSKATLYAHFGSKEELFRAMVACECANSVLTNVWDEAMELPVTDGLRLIGRTFVRFIASPKALGLYRMVLGEVLRQPELAQAFYDSGPAETFLRGRQFMAEAARKGELAITDTDLATHQYFGLLKANMHMKLLLCLSERPGDAELERFVDAAVDLFVKGYAPDRP; the protein is encoded by the coding sequence ATGACCACTCTGGTTGCCCCCACTCCCGAAGCAGGATCGAAGCCGGCCCAGATCATGGAGGCGGCGGGAGCCTTGTTCCTGGAGCATGGCTACAGCGCCGTCAGCATGGATGCGGTCGCCAAGAGGGCGAATGTTTCCAAGGCGACGCTGTACGCCCACTTCGGCAGCAAGGAAGAACTGTTCCGGGCGATGGTCGCCTGCGAATGCGCGAACTCGGTCCTGACGAATGTCTGGGATGAGGCGATGGAACTGCCGGTGACGGACGGGTTGCGGTTGATTGGCCGGACTTTCGTCCGTTTCATCGCATCGCCGAAGGCTCTGGGACTGTATCGCATGGTGTTGGGCGAGGTCCTGCGCCAGCCCGAACTGGCCCAGGCCTTCTATGACAGCGGTCCGGCGGAGACCTTTCTCCGCGGTCGCCAGTTCATGGCCGAGGCGGCGCGCAAAGGCGAATTGGCGATCACGGACACCGATCTCGCTACCCACCAGTATTTTGGCCTGTTGAAGGCCAACATGCACATGAAGCTGCTGCTGTGCCTGAGCGAGCGGCCGGGTGATGCCGAACTGGAGCGCTTCGTCGATGCCGCGGTGGACCTGTTCGTGAAGGGCTATGCACCGGACAGGCCCTGA
- a CDS encoding L,D-transpeptidase, with translation MPGITIIRGGTGSIPTTAAAATLARCLVRGFLAFAAATLPAAGAGPALAQQATAGGPSIAISLADRRLYLTGPDGVTRSFPVAIGRPGVPIPIGDSTIQRKRRNPTWRPTAHQRRDKPSLPRAVPPGPNNPLGAYALDLGWPAIAIHGTNEPDSVGRQASGGCFRMLPADIETVFAVAGVGTPVRVVRASLTGSATEAPIVRPPAPVPATVRTAPPPPQTIPAAVAPPPVPMPAIPPVPDPHCESVTAPLRRMICDIPALALLDGRARGMQERFLTGVADPAARAAAAYALIQDERRFHERIAALCWVRSGTEGDPAVAAAAQACLSAFLGHRLDDVAERIVGLGGGTRLASRP, from the coding sequence ATGCCTGGAATTACGATCATCCGGGGAGGGACCGGTTCCATCCCGACGACAGCCGCAGCGGCAACCCTGGCGCGCTGCCTTGTCCGCGGCTTCCTCGCCTTTGCCGCAGCCACGCTTCCTGCTGCCGGCGCCGGCCCGGCGTTGGCGCAGCAGGCAACGGCAGGCGGGCCGTCCATTGCCATCAGTCTTGCCGACCGCCGCCTCTATCTGACCGGTCCGGACGGCGTGACGCGCAGCTTTCCGGTCGCCATAGGCCGGCCGGGCGTGCCGATCCCGATCGGCGACAGCACCATCCAGCGCAAGCGCCGCAACCCGACCTGGAGACCGACCGCGCATCAGCGTCGCGACAAGCCCTCGCTGCCCCGGGCGGTGCCGCCGGGACCGAACAACCCGCTGGGCGCATACGCTCTCGATCTCGGCTGGCCGGCAATCGCCATTCACGGCACCAACGAGCCGGATTCGGTCGGCCGACAAGCCAGCGGCGGTTGCTTCCGCATGCTGCCTGCCGACATCGAGACCGTCTTCGCCGTGGCCGGGGTCGGTACCCCGGTGCGGGTGGTGCGGGCCTCGCTGACTGGCAGCGCTACCGAGGCTCCGATTGTCCGGCCGCCGGCACCTGTGCCGGCCACCGTCAGGACCGCCCCGCCACCGCCACAGACCATTCCCGCCGCCGTCGCGCCCCCGCCGGTCCCTATGCCGGCCATACCACCCGTCCCCGACCCGCACTGCGAATCGGTGACGGCGCCGCTCCGGCGGATGATCTGCGACATTCCAGCCCTCGCCCTGCTCGACGGCCGGGCCCGCGGGATGCAGGAGCGCTTCCTGACGGGCGTTGCCGATCCTGCCGCCCGCGCGGCGGCGGCCTATGCCCTGATCCAGGACGAACGCCGTTTCCACGAGCGGATCGCCGCCCTCTGCTGGGTCCGCAGCGGGACGGAGGGCGACCCGGCGGTGGCCGCGGCGGCGCAAGCCTGCCTGAGCGCTTTCCTCGGTCACCGGCTGGACGACGTGGCGGAGCGGATCGTCGGCCTCGGAGGCGGCACCCGGCTGGCAAGCCGGCCATAG
- a CDS encoding family 16 glycosylhydrolase produces MRSENHGRSRKNRRGVSGTFLIGAGVAALLTGAGGPAAADSLFSHVGGSFSETASGFDSSRWQRSDGWKSGEHMNCSWNRANVTFRKGHLALSVSDGIGGRDRYSCGEYSTHRFYGFGSYAVSLKAVKADGVMTSVSHYTGPPFGDPWDEITLGIAGKDTTRLEISYVANGVGHRDTVIDLGFDASKGFHSYGFDWKPDGIVWTVDGKPVHRVSAKPEDLPRMPGRLMLRFWSASGETEWLRRFTYPGHALTAEVAAVTFREDPANLSN; encoded by the coding sequence ATGCGCAGCGAAAATCATGGTCGCAGTCGAAAGAATCGACGGGGAGTTTCGGGAACGTTCCTGATCGGGGCCGGCGTCGCCGCCCTGCTGACCGGTGCGGGCGGGCCGGCGGCTGCGGACAGCCTGTTCAGCCATGTCGGCGGCAGTTTCAGCGAGACGGCGTCCGGCTTCGACTCGTCACGGTGGCAGCGGTCGGACGGCTGGAAGAGCGGCGAGCACATGAATTGCTCCTGGAACCGCGCCAACGTGACCTTCCGGAAGGGGCACCTCGCCCTGTCGGTGAGCGACGGGATCGGCGGCCGGGACCGTTATTCCTGCGGCGAATACAGCACCCATCGCTTCTACGGGTTCGGCAGCTATGCGGTGTCGCTGAAGGCGGTGAAGGCCGACGGGGTGATGACCTCGGTTTCCCACTATACCGGGCCGCCCTTCGGCGATCCGTGGGACGAGATCACGCTCGGCATCGCCGGCAAGGACACCACCAGGCTGGAGATCAGCTATGTCGCCAACGGCGTCGGACATCGCGACACGGTGATCGACCTCGGCTTCGACGCCTCCAAGGGCTTCCACAGCTATGGTTTCGACTGGAAGCCGGACGGCATCGTCTGGACGGTCGACGGCAAGCCGGTTCACCGCGTCTCCGCCAAGCCGGAGGATCTGCCGCGCATGCCCGGCCGCCTGATGCTGCGCTTCTGGAGCGCATCGGGCGAAACAGAGTGGCTGCGCCGCTTCACCTATCCCGGCCACGCCCTGACCGCCGAGGTCGCCGCCGTCACCTTCCGCGAGGATCCGGCCAATCTCAGCAACTGA
- a CDS encoding HlyD family secretion protein, with protein sequence MANGVRKIVLSGVALAVLAGGAVAGERWWTEGRFLESTDNAYVQSDITVVSPKVSAYVRDVKVAENQLVRAGDVLAVLDDQDFRAKVAEEEAAVVAQKAALATLATKLELQRTVIDQAAATLASAEAEQRRAQQEFDRSRSLANDSWTSRQKLETADADLRKAVAQVAKSRAALATENEQVNVLNATRTETEAHLAQAQATLQTARNDLDNTVLRAPVDGVVGNRGVQVGQYARPGVQLLSLVPLPDVYVVANFKETQLARMRPGQHVSISVDAFPDRRLVGTVESFAPASGSKFSLLPPENATGNFTKIVQRIPVRIALPRDNALAGLLRPGLSVEAEVDTRGADAQPHVAVGGVFGALSDKQAVAAK encoded by the coding sequence ATGGCGAATGGCGTGCGGAAGATCGTTCTGTCGGGCGTTGCTCTTGCCGTGCTGGCGGGCGGTGCCGTCGCCGGCGAACGGTGGTGGACGGAAGGCCGGTTCCTGGAATCAACCGACAATGCATATGTGCAGAGCGACATCACCGTCGTCAGCCCGAAGGTCTCCGCCTATGTGCGCGACGTGAAGGTCGCGGAGAACCAGCTGGTGCGGGCCGGAGACGTGCTGGCGGTGCTGGACGACCAGGACTTCCGCGCCAAGGTGGCGGAGGAGGAGGCTGCGGTCGTAGCCCAGAAGGCAGCGCTGGCGACGCTCGCCACCAAGTTGGAATTGCAGCGCACCGTGATCGACCAGGCCGCCGCCACGCTGGCGAGCGCCGAGGCCGAGCAGCGCCGCGCCCAGCAGGAATTTGACCGCAGCCGTTCGCTGGCCAACGACAGCTGGACCAGCCGGCAGAAGCTGGAGACCGCGGACGCCGACCTGCGCAAAGCAGTCGCCCAGGTCGCCAAGTCGCGCGCCGCACTGGCCACCGAGAATGAGCAGGTCAACGTCCTGAACGCCACCCGAACCGAGACGGAAGCCCATCTGGCCCAGGCCCAGGCCACGCTGCAGACGGCACGCAACGATTTGGACAACACGGTGCTGCGCGCGCCGGTCGACGGCGTGGTCGGCAACCGCGGCGTCCAGGTCGGCCAGTATGCCCGGCCCGGCGTGCAGTTGCTGTCGCTGGTGCCTCTGCCCGACGTCTATGTCGTCGCCAACTTCAAGGAAACCCAGCTGGCGCGCATGCGGCCCGGCCAGCATGTCAGCATCTCCGTCGATGCCTTCCCCGACCGCAGGCTGGTCGGCACGGTGGAGAGCTTCGCCCCGGCGTCCGGCTCCAAATTCTCGCTGCTACCGCCGGAGAACGCGACCGGCAACTTCACCAAGATCGTCCAGCGAATCCCCGTCCGCATCGCCCTGCCGCGCGACAACGCGCTGGCCGGCCTGCTGCGCCCCGGCCTGTCGGTGGAGGCCGAGGTCGACACCCGCGGCGCCGATGCCCAGCCGCATGTAGCTGTCGGCGGCGTGTTCGGCGCGCTGAGCGACAAGCAGGCGGTGGCCGCCAAGTAA
- a CDS encoding branched-chain amino acid ABC transporter permease, which translates to MPIDYYLNIAASGLLTGLVYGLAALGLSVIFGVVRVVNFAHGEMMVAGMYGAVLLGGWFGLDPLLSAPIMAALLFAFGWLLQRGLVNKFVERPEHMQFILLLGIATILVNGMLMLFGPDARNVQVPYSFDTVELGPMLLDAVRLRAGAAAILVAAVLFAFFRFSRTGKAIRACADNPLGARVVGLNIDGLYALTFGIGAAVVGVAGALMTLLVDARPQLAPEYTLLSFIIVIVGGLGSLPGALLGGVLIGVSEALAGFLLTPSLKSLFSYGVLIVVLLLRPQGLLGKRA; encoded by the coding sequence ATGCCGATCGACTATTACCTGAACATCGCGGCCTCCGGGTTGCTGACCGGCCTCGTCTATGGGCTGGCGGCGCTGGGGCTATCGGTCATCTTCGGCGTGGTCCGCGTCGTCAACTTCGCCCATGGCGAGATGATGGTGGCGGGCATGTACGGCGCCGTGCTGCTGGGCGGCTGGTTCGGGCTGGATCCACTGCTGTCGGCACCGATCATGGCGGCCCTGCTGTTCGCCTTCGGCTGGCTGCTGCAACGCGGGCTGGTGAACAAGTTCGTCGAGCGGCCGGAACACATGCAGTTCATCCTGCTGCTGGGCATCGCCACCATTCTGGTCAACGGCATGCTGATGCTGTTCGGGCCGGATGCCCGCAACGTCCAGGTGCCCTACAGCTTCGACACGGTGGAACTGGGGCCGATGCTGCTGGACGCCGTGCGGCTGCGCGCCGGGGCAGCGGCCATCCTGGTGGCGGCGGTGCTGTTCGCCTTCTTCCGTTTCAGCCGGACCGGCAAGGCGATCCGCGCCTGCGCCGACAACCCGCTGGGCGCGCGGGTCGTCGGGCTGAACATCGACGGGCTCTACGCCCTGACCTTCGGCATCGGCGCCGCGGTTGTCGGCGTGGCCGGTGCCCTGATGACGCTGCTGGTCGATGCCCGTCCGCAGCTGGCGCCGGAATACACGCTGCTGAGCTTCATCATCGTCATCGTCGGCGGGCTGGGCAGCCTCCCCGGCGCGCTGCTGGGGGGCGTGCTGATCGGCGTGTCCGAGGCACTGGCTGGATTCCTGCTGACGCCGTCCCTGAAATCCCTGTTCAGCTACGGGGTGCTGATCGTGGTGCTGCTGCTGCGCCCGCAAGGGCTGTTGGGGAAACGGGCATGA
- a CDS encoding tetratricopeptide repeat protein, translating to MDQIEQTLAVATEHHRAGRTAEAERLYRDVLDASPGHPDALHLLGVIALQSGRAEEAVDRIGQAVAGDDSSPLFHANLGHALHACGRQREAALSFARALTLLTNEGEGWGNVGALANLIRRYDDDIRHAAAAEVDAHYAMSDVMRRQSLLFLLTGDIAHYRTLVAAALEDPLRFSVPSMHYAYWGIAMRLFHGDVRSGDVGGFTSGEFRRFYRLLVEETVRRYGLDVLLSRAAPRSTVKRVALITNQMLGEGHQPTADAFDYARRLQDEQGCEVVIINPNAMAVAGENGFVPEYSYNVTEEYDGEQVMAAQGAQVRMVSFPQPRFDEEKLTAIVDTVERFDPDVIVAFGGSNVVADLFARSRPVVFLPTSSGLPPSLATLLLGYAPEDGAVGWPEDDRARFRPFSFGWTLPDGGPNGGTTRSRADFGLPADCPVFAVVGNRLDQEVGVDFLEMLDRLLDRLPDAHVAFAGTVQDLPDRIAAARNAPRMHALGHVDGIRGFYRTTTAYLNPPRQGGGGSAAFALAEGVPVVTYAQGDVAGVSGPGFTVADEAAFLDRAVMLAVDDAKCAEASEAACKRFAETGNRAKSVERLLGYAQEAQGLF from the coding sequence ATGGACCAGATCGAGCAGACGTTGGCCGTCGCGACGGAACATCATCGCGCCGGCCGCACCGCGGAAGCGGAGCGCCTGTACCGCGACGTGCTTGACGCCTCGCCCGGCCATCCTGACGCGCTGCACCTGTTGGGCGTCATCGCGTTGCAATCCGGCCGTGCGGAAGAGGCGGTCGACCGGATCGGCCAAGCCGTGGCGGGTGACGATTCCTCCCCCCTGTTCCATGCCAATCTCGGGCATGCCCTGCATGCCTGCGGCCGCCAGCGCGAAGCGGCCCTGAGCTTCGCCCGCGCACTGACCCTGCTGACCAACGAAGGCGAGGGGTGGGGCAATGTCGGTGCGCTGGCGAACCTGATCCGCCGCTACGACGACGACATCCGGCATGCTGCAGCGGCGGAGGTCGATGCGCATTACGCCATGTCCGACGTGATGCGGCGCCAGTCGCTGCTGTTCCTGCTGACCGGCGACATCGCCCATTATCGCACGCTGGTCGCCGCCGCGCTGGAGGATCCGCTGCGATTCTCGGTACCGTCGATGCATTACGCCTATTGGGGCATCGCCATGCGTCTGTTCCATGGCGACGTGCGGTCGGGTGACGTCGGCGGCTTCACCAGTGGCGAATTCCGCCGTTTCTACCGTCTGTTGGTGGAGGAGACCGTTCGCCGCTACGGTCTGGACGTGCTGCTGAGTCGGGCGGCTCCGCGCAGCACGGTGAAACGGGTGGCGCTGATCACCAACCAGATGCTGGGCGAGGGACATCAGCCGACCGCCGACGCCTTCGACTATGCCCGCCGTTTGCAGGACGAGCAGGGTTGCGAGGTCGTGATCATCAACCCCAACGCCATGGCCGTGGCGGGCGAGAACGGCTTCGTTCCCGAATACAGCTACAACGTCACCGAAGAGTATGACGGCGAACAGGTCATGGCCGCCCAGGGTGCCCAGGTGCGCATGGTTTCCTTCCCGCAGCCCCGCTTCGACGAGGAGAAGCTGACCGCCATTGTCGATACGGTGGAACGGTTCGATCCAGACGTGATCGTTGCATTCGGCGGCTCCAACGTCGTCGCCGACCTGTTCGCGCGCAGTCGCCCGGTGGTGTTCCTGCCGACCTCCTCCGGGCTGCCGCCATCGCTTGCCACGCTGCTGCTCGGCTATGCGCCGGAGGATGGCGCTGTTGGCTGGCCGGAGGATGACCGGGCCCGCTTCCGCCCATTCTCCTTCGGCTGGACCCTGCCGGATGGCGGCCCGAATGGCGGAACGACACGCAGCCGCGCCGATTTCGGCCTGCCCGCCGACTGCCCGGTCTTCGCCGTCGTCGGAAACCGGCTCGACCAGGAGGTCGGTGTGGATTTCCTGGAGATGCTCGACCGGCTGCTCGACCGGCTGCCGGACGCTCATGTCGCCTTTGCCGGGACGGTACAGGACCTGCCGGACCGCATTGCCGCCGCTCGAAACGCCCCGCGGATGCATGCGCTCGGTCATGTGGATGGGATCCGCGGGTTCTACCGGACGACGACCGCCTACCTCAACCCACCGCGCCAAGGCGGCGGCGGCAGCGCCGCGTTTGCGCTTGCCGAGGGAGTGCCGGTGGTGACCTACGCCCAGGGCGACGTTGCCGGTGTGAGTGGTCCGGGCTTCACCGTGGCCGACGAGGCGGCCTTCCTCGATCGCGCGGTGATGCTGGCCGTGGATGACGCGAAGTGCGCGGAGGCGTCGGAAGCCGCCTGCAAGCGCTTCGCCGAGACGGGCAATCGAGCCAAATCGGTGGAACGTCTGCTGGGCTATGCGCAGGAGGCGCAGGGACTGTTCTGA
- a CDS encoding branched-chain amino acid ABC transporter permease — MNGLSGVTGRGMALLVLAAVGLAAAPLFADRYMVSVLTTVLWFAYVGQAWNVMMGFSGLLSLGHALYVGLGAYVSAALFVHFGIGPWAGMVLAMLAASAAGCFIGFLGFRFGVKGVHFALLTIAFAEVARVGFDHITWVGGSGGFFLPVEAGVSDPLNMRGSPLLFYYVVLALVLGALALSRVLLHSRLGYQWLAVREEPDAAEASGVDLFRARMTAVAVSSALTALGGVFQAFYFNNLFPEQVFSMGRSIEIILPAIVGGIGTLIGPILGAFILTPLGELLTFLIEAGGLDLPGLKQLFYGVALVVIVVYRPDGVWPWLARRLRLVRQPGEGA, encoded by the coding sequence ATGAACGGGCTGTCGGGAGTGACCGGGCGCGGCATGGCCCTGCTGGTGCTGGCCGCGGTGGGCCTCGCGGCGGCGCCCCTGTTCGCCGATCGCTATATGGTGTCGGTGCTGACCACCGTGCTGTGGTTCGCCTATGTCGGGCAGGCCTGGAACGTGATGATGGGCTTTTCCGGCCTGCTGTCGCTCGGCCATGCCCTGTATGTCGGGCTGGGTGCCTATGTCAGCGCCGCGCTGTTCGTGCATTTCGGCATAGGCCCATGGGCCGGCATGGTGCTGGCGATGCTGGCCGCATCGGCGGCGGGCTGTTTCATCGGTTTCCTTGGCTTCCGCTTCGGGGTGAAGGGCGTGCATTTCGCCCTGCTGACCATCGCCTTCGCCGAGGTGGCGCGCGTCGGCTTCGATCATATCACCTGGGTCGGCGGCTCCGGCGGCTTCTTCCTGCCGGTGGAAGCAGGGGTAAGCGATCCGTTGAACATGCGCGGCTCACCGCTGTTGTTCTATTACGTCGTGCTGGCGCTCGTGCTGGGAGCGCTCGCGCTGTCGCGGGTGCTGCTGCACAGCCGGCTGGGCTACCAGTGGCTGGCGGTGCGCGAGGAGCCGGACGCGGCGGAGGCGTCGGGCGTCGATCTGTTCCGCGCCCGCATGACGGCGGTGGCAGTGTCCTCGGCGCTGACGGCGCTGGGCGGCGTGTTCCAGGCCTTCTACTTCAACAACCTGTTCCCCGAGCAAGTCTTCTCCATGGGCCGCTCCATCGAGATCATACTGCCGGCCATCGTCGGCGGCATCGGCACGCTGATCGGCCCGATCCTGGGCGCCTTCATCCTGACCCCGCTGGGCGAGCTCCTGACCTTCCTGATCGAGGCCGGCGGGCTGGATCTGCCGGGGCTGAAGCAACTGTTCTACGGCGTGGCGCTGGTGGTGATCGTCGTTTACCGGCCGGACGGCGTGTGGCCTTGGCTGGCCCGCCGTCTGCGTCTGGTGCGCCAGCCGGGGGAGGGCGCCTGA
- a CDS encoding ABC transporter ATP-binding protein — translation MAGLLEVDNLSKRFRGLKAVSNVSFTVPEGRILALIGPNGAGKTTTFNLIAGVFPADEGSVTLKGRNLTGLKPNQVCAAGIGRTFQIVKPFGHLSVEENVVVGALARERSVETARLQARAVLERLELADQANRPARSLTLPDRKRLEVARALATRPTLLLLDEVLAGLRPTEVDRMVGVLRDLNRREGLTILMIEHVMRAVMALSDRVVVLDHGEKIADGAPAEVVADPRVVESYLGAEEQG, via the coding sequence ATGGCCGGACTGCTCGAAGTCGACAACCTGTCCAAGCGCTTCCGCGGCCTCAAGGCCGTGTCGAACGTCAGCTTCACCGTGCCGGAAGGGCGGATCCTGGCGTTGATCGGCCCGAACGGTGCCGGCAAGACCACGACCTTCAACCTGATCGCCGGCGTTTTCCCGGCCGACGAGGGCAGCGTCACGCTGAAGGGCCGCAATCTGACCGGGCTGAAGCCCAATCAGGTCTGTGCCGCCGGCATCGGCCGCACCTTCCAGATCGTCAAACCGTTTGGCCATCTGTCGGTGGAGGAGAATGTCGTCGTCGGCGCCCTTGCCCGCGAAAGATCGGTGGAAACCGCGCGCCTTCAGGCCCGCGCCGTGCTGGAGCGGCTGGAGCTGGCCGATCAGGCCAACCGTCCGGCGCGCAGCCTGACCCTGCCCGACCGCAAGCGGCTGGAGGTCGCACGTGCGCTCGCCACCCGGCCGACCCTGCTGCTGCTGGACGAGGTTCTGGCCGGCCTGCGCCCGACCGAGGTGGACCGCATGGTCGGGGTACTGCGCGACCTGAACCGGCGCGAGGGACTGACCATCCTGATGATCGAGCATGTCATGCGAGCGGTGATGGCGCTGTCCGACCGCGTGGTGGTGCTGGACCATGGCGAGAAGATCGCCGACGGAGCGCCGGCGGAGGTCGTCGCCGACCCCCGCGTCGTCGAATCCTACCTTGGCGCCGAAGAACAGGGCTGA